From a single Lates calcarifer isolate ASB-BC8 linkage group LG12, TLL_Latcal_v3, whole genome shotgun sequence genomic region:
- the slmapa gene encoding sarcolemma associated protein a isoform X10, whose translation MYSQELFQLSQYLQEALHREQMLEQKLATLQRLLATTQEASESSWQALIDEDRLLSRLEVMGSQLQAYSKSQTEEGIRKELLALQEDKHNYETTAKESLRRVLQEKIEVVRKLSEVERSLSNTEDECTHLKEMSERNQEELRELANKYNAAVNEIKELTDKIKAAEGRQEELTQRGATEKRELELRIEEMEEKEQVLQARIEALQADNDFSNERLAALQVRLEQLQEKSIKENNSLDVDIVSHGPVDEPVEDKQSQQTSESREEDEDEEDTDTDDGAVGEDEDTDDNCHVNNSGGDSTRIQQLIECPPVKQLKETVSSSIHKLANFDEVMDAHLQNNQTAEDDILASPDRLKGNQMDAKESDMSDTLSPSKDRSSDDTSDGNMDDQELNEPQNRVALLKAELHRAGLEPGDTEQVIHHLHRELLEAQELANTGKQKCLELQALLEEERRSNSHLTEESTKQIQYLQTQLGKLQADMEALREQRESTICSTREELYSAQEEILVLRHAMEAATAEREREIAALQADLGSVRSELEHWRNTAAKYEEEISRLQEAFTQQQQQQNTANQLQVECVALQQRCVSLQQDCDGLRAERKALMDKLHRLEAELSSTREQSLVLSSSLESLEKREEVLQDKLGSLENQHLQDASRLKSQLDQAQARTHTLQREYEDTQSQLLDLRQRYERTEQEKLNIHQELEQCRSSLKLLQDKTSSSGWSPWMPVIAVMVAVTAAVLYPNLSKSSST comes from the exons ATGTATTCTCAGGAACTGTTCCAGCTCTCCCAGTATCTACAG gagGCCTTACACAGAGAGCAGATGTTGGAGCAGAAGCTAGCCACTCTGCAGCGTCTGTTAGCCACCACTCAGGAGgcctcagagagcagctggcAG GCTCTGATTGATGAGGACCGTCTGCTCTCTAGACTGGAAGTGATGGGCAGTCAGCTACAGGCTTACTCTAag TCCCAGACAGAGGAAGGGATCCGCAAGGAGCTCTTGGCTCTTCAGGAGGACAAACACAACTACGAGACGACGGCAAAGGAGTCTCTGAGGAGAGTCCTGCAGGAGAAGATCGAGGTGGTCAGGAAGCTGTCAGAGGTGGAG CGCTCGCTCAGTAACACGGAGGATGAGTGCACCCACCTGAAGGAAATGTCTGAGAGGAACCAGGAGGAGCTCAGGGAGCTCGCCAACAAGTACAACGCTGCTGTCAATGAGATCAAAGAACTCACAGACAAAATCAAG gCAGCGGAGGGCCGGCAGGAGGAGCTGACCCAGCGGGGGGCGACCGAGAAGAGGGAGTTGGAGCTGCGGAttgaggagatggaggagaaggagcaggtTCTCCAGGCTCGCATTGAGGCTCTGCAGGCCGACAACGACTTCAGCAACGAAAGGCTCGCCGCTCTGCAGG tgCGGTTAGAACAGCTTCAAGAGAAAAGCATTAAAGAGAACAACAGTCTGG ATGTCGACATTGTCTCCCATGGACCGGTAGACGAGCCTGTCGAGGACAAACAGAGCCAGCAGACATCTGAGAGCCGCGAGGAAGACGAAGATGAGGAGGATACAGACACCGATGATGGTGCAGTTGGTGAAGATGAAGATACTGATG ACAACTGTCACGTTAACAACAGCGGAGGAGACTCGACTAGAATCCAACAGTTGATTGAGTGTCCGC ccGTCAAACAGCTGAAGGAGACTGTAAGTTCTTCAATCCACAAACTGGCCAACTTTGATG aaGTGATGGACGCCCACCTACAGAACAACCAGACTGCAGAAGACGACATCCTGGCCAGTCCTGATCGACTCAAAG GGAATCAGATGGATGCCAAAGAGTCAGACATGTCAGACACTCTGAGTCCTAGCAAAGATCGCAGCAGTGACGACACGTCAG acgGCAACATGGACGACCAGGAGCTGAATGAACCACAGAACAGAGTAGCTCTGCTCAAAG CTGAGTTGCATCGGGCCGGTCTAGAGCCTGGAGACACGGAGCAGGTCATCCACCATCTCCACAGAGAGCTCCTGGAGGCCCAGGAATTAGCCAACACCGGCAAGCAGAAATGTCTGGAGCTACAAG ctctgctggaggaggagaggaggagtaaCTCTCATCTGACTGAGGAGTCAACCAAACAGATCCAGTACCTGCAGa CTCAGCTCGGGAAGCTGCAGGCTGACATGGAGGCActgagggagcagagggagagcaCCATCTGCAGCACCAGAGAGGAGCTCTACTCTGCCCAGGAGGAG ATTCTCGTCCTGCGTCACGCTATGGAGGCAGCCACGGCGGAGCGGGAGCGTGAAATCGCCGCCCTGCAGGCCGACCTGGGCAGCGTGCGCTCTGAGCTGGAGCACTGGAGGAACACGGCCGCCAAATACGAAGAGGAGATCAGCCGGCTGCAGGAGGCcttcacacagcagcaacaacagcagaacaCTGCCAACCAGTTACAGG TGGAGTGTGTAGCGTTGCAGCAGCGGTGTGTGAGTTTGCAGCAGGACTGTGATGGCCTGAGAGCTGAACGGAAAGCTCTCATGGACAAACTGCACCGCCTGGAGGCTGAGCTCAGCAG cacCAGGGAGCAGAGTCTGGTCCTCAGCAGCAGTCTGGAGtctctggagaagagggaggaggttCTGCAGGACAAACTAGGTTCTCTGGAGAACCAGCATCTGCAGGACGCAAGCAGGCTGAAGAGCCAGCTGGACCAAGCCCAggcccgcacacacacactgcagagagag tatGAAGACACACAGTCCCAGCTGTTGGACCTCCGTCAGCGTTATGAGCGAACAGAACAGGAGAAGCTGAACATCCACCAGGAGCTGGAGCAGTGCAGGAGCagtctgaagctgctgcaggacaagaCCAGCTCT
- the slmapa gene encoding sarcolemma associated protein a isoform X9 gives MEARRRSDVIQAPLPLPVDKVAANTPSMYSQELFQLSQYLQEALHREQMLEQKLATLQRLLATTQEASESSWQALIDEDRLLSRLEVMGSQLQAYSKSQTEEGIRKELLALQEDKHNYETTAKESLRRVLQEKIEVVRKLSEVERSLSNTEDECTHLKEMSERNQEELRELANKYNAAVNEIKELTDKIKAAEGRQEELTQRGATEKRELELRIEEMEEKEQVLQARIEALQADNDFSNERLAALQVRLEQLQEKSIKENNSLDVDIVSHGPVDEPVEDKQSQQTSESREEDEDEEDTDTDDGAVGEDEDTDDNCHVNNSGGDSTRIQQLIECPPVKQLKETVSSSIHKLANFDEVMDAHLQNNQTAEDDILASPDRLKGNQMDAKESDMSDTLSPSKDRSSDDTSDGNMDDQELNEPQNRVALLKAELHRAGLEPGDTEQVIHHLHRELLEAQELANTGKQKCLELQALLEEERRSNSHLTEESTKQIQYLQTQLGKLQADMEALREQRESTICSTREELYSAQEEILVLRHAMEAATAEREREIAALQADLGSVRSELEHWRNTAAKYEEEISRLQEAFTQQQQQQNTANQLQVECVALQQRCVSLQQDCDGLRAERKALMDKLHRLEAELSSTREQSLVLSSSLESLEKREEVLQDKLGSLENQHLQDASRLKSQLDQAQARTHTLQREYEDTQSQLLDLRQRYERTEQEKLNIHQELEQCRSSLKLLQDKTSSSGWSPWMPVIAVMVAVTAAVLYPNLSKSSST, from the exons tgTCATCCAGGCTCCGTTACCACTACCTGTAGACAAG GTTGCAGCCAACACTCCCAGTATGTATTCTCAGGAACTGTTCCAGCTCTCCCAGTATCTACAG gagGCCTTACACAGAGAGCAGATGTTGGAGCAGAAGCTAGCCACTCTGCAGCGTCTGTTAGCCACCACTCAGGAGgcctcagagagcagctggcAG GCTCTGATTGATGAGGACCGTCTGCTCTCTAGACTGGAAGTGATGGGCAGTCAGCTACAGGCTTACTCTAag TCCCAGACAGAGGAAGGGATCCGCAAGGAGCTCTTGGCTCTTCAGGAGGACAAACACAACTACGAGACGACGGCAAAGGAGTCTCTGAGGAGAGTCCTGCAGGAGAAGATCGAGGTGGTCAGGAAGCTGTCAGAGGTGGAG CGCTCGCTCAGTAACACGGAGGATGAGTGCACCCACCTGAAGGAAATGTCTGAGAGGAACCAGGAGGAGCTCAGGGAGCTCGCCAACAAGTACAACGCTGCTGTCAATGAGATCAAAGAACTCACAGACAAAATCAAG gCAGCGGAGGGCCGGCAGGAGGAGCTGACCCAGCGGGGGGCGACCGAGAAGAGGGAGTTGGAGCTGCGGAttgaggagatggaggagaaggagcaggtTCTCCAGGCTCGCATTGAGGCTCTGCAGGCCGACAACGACTTCAGCAACGAAAGGCTCGCCGCTCTGCAGG tgCGGTTAGAACAGCTTCAAGAGAAAAGCATTAAAGAGAACAACAGTCTGG ATGTCGACATTGTCTCCCATGGACCGGTAGACGAGCCTGTCGAGGACAAACAGAGCCAGCAGACATCTGAGAGCCGCGAGGAAGACGAAGATGAGGAGGATACAGACACCGATGATGGTGCAGTTGGTGAAGATGAAGATACTGATG ACAACTGTCACGTTAACAACAGCGGAGGAGACTCGACTAGAATCCAACAGTTGATTGAGTGTCCGC ccGTCAAACAGCTGAAGGAGACTGTAAGTTCTTCAATCCACAAACTGGCCAACTTTGATG aaGTGATGGACGCCCACCTACAGAACAACCAGACTGCAGAAGACGACATCCTGGCCAGTCCTGATCGACTCAAAG GGAATCAGATGGATGCCAAAGAGTCAGACATGTCAGACACTCTGAGTCCTAGCAAAGATCGCAGCAGTGACGACACGTCAG acgGCAACATGGACGACCAGGAGCTGAATGAACCACAGAACAGAGTAGCTCTGCTCAAAG CTGAGTTGCATCGGGCCGGTCTAGAGCCTGGAGACACGGAGCAGGTCATCCACCATCTCCACAGAGAGCTCCTGGAGGCCCAGGAATTAGCCAACACCGGCAAGCAGAAATGTCTGGAGCTACAAG ctctgctggaggaggagaggaggagtaaCTCTCATCTGACTGAGGAGTCAACCAAACAGATCCAGTACCTGCAGa CTCAGCTCGGGAAGCTGCAGGCTGACATGGAGGCActgagggagcagagggagagcaCCATCTGCAGCACCAGAGAGGAGCTCTACTCTGCCCAGGAGGAG ATTCTCGTCCTGCGTCACGCTATGGAGGCAGCCACGGCGGAGCGGGAGCGTGAAATCGCCGCCCTGCAGGCCGACCTGGGCAGCGTGCGCTCTGAGCTGGAGCACTGGAGGAACACGGCCGCCAAATACGAAGAGGAGATCAGCCGGCTGCAGGAGGCcttcacacagcagcaacaacagcagaacaCTGCCAACCAGTTACAGG TGGAGTGTGTAGCGTTGCAGCAGCGGTGTGTGAGTTTGCAGCAGGACTGTGATGGCCTGAGAGCTGAACGGAAAGCTCTCATGGACAAACTGCACCGCCTGGAGGCTGAGCTCAGCAG cacCAGGGAGCAGAGTCTGGTCCTCAGCAGCAGTCTGGAGtctctggagaagagggaggaggttCTGCAGGACAAACTAGGTTCTCTGGAGAACCAGCATCTGCAGGACGCAAGCAGGCTGAAGAGCCAGCTGGACCAAGCCCAggcccgcacacacacactgcagagagag tatGAAGACACACAGTCCCAGCTGTTGGACCTCCGTCAGCGTTATGAGCGAACAGAACAGGAGAAGCTGAACATCCACCAGGAGCTGGAGCAGTGCAGGAGCagtctgaagctgctgcaggacaagaCCAGCTCT
- the LOC127143104 gene encoding NF-kappa-B essential modulator, whose amino-acid sequence MERRYNLRPRVSGRVQTSSTIQLSSYSHNVPSAGTPPSSDTRCLRQALLSAEEHNMELAIENAALKQQLSSRTDQTLQKELHAAKLELQTALEAAKETQDLLKKKEGLILENHRELSSLRETLKDQTEELHLSSTQLCLKNKQLNEALTRCSSLEEKLREEFVEREKKEMKLSSLQESLITQKEETDLWVNKYKEVKTALEEETQRSADLQCQGQLTLKEISSIRGEIQARTEENQILSTTLGLRENELNQSISRYDALEEQHNKELLLRQSLERELSSLRQSLITQREETDLWVNKYKEVKTALEEETQRSADLEQCHRELMLEVKTRTEENQVLSSTLTLRREELRGTIRKHHALEEDCKKQLVERQQSWERRLQEVQRLWAEKEDALAKQVCKAEEEVKSLIIQNIQLQVCCCLTFQMFLWLFGLE is encoded by the exons ATGGAAAGACGATATAACTTGAGACCAAGG GTATCTGGGAGAGTGCAGACCAGCAGCACTATCCAGTTATCCAGCTACAGTCATAATGTGCCTTCAGCAGGAACGCCTCCCAGCTCAGACACCCGCTGCCTGAGGCAAGCCCTCCTCTCAGCTGAGGAGCACAACATGGAGCTGGCCATTGAAAACGCTGCTCTGAAGCAGCAGCTTAGCAGCCGCACGGACCAGACGCTGCAAAAAGAGCTCCATGCAGCCAAATTAGAGCTGCAGACGGCTCTAGAGGCTGCGAAAGAGACCCAGGATCTTCTCAAGAAGAAGGAGGGGTTGATCCTGGAGAACCACAGGGAGCTCTCATCACTCCGAGAGACCCTTAAAGATCAGACCGAGGAGCTTCACCTCAGTTCAACTCAGCTCTGCCTCAAGAACAAACAACTAAATGAGGCCTTGACAAGGTGCAGCAGTCTGGAGGAGAAGCTGAGGGAGGAGTTTGtcgagagagagaagaaggagatgaAACTGTCTTCCCTCCAAGAGAGCCTCATCACCCAGAAGGAGGAGACAGACCTCTGGGTGAACAAATACAAGGAGGTAAAGACAGCCCTAGAGGAGGAGACCCAGCGCAGCGCTGACCTTCAGTGTCAGGGGCAGCTGACCCTGAAAGAGATCAGCTCCATCAGGGGTGAGATCCAAGCTCGCACTGAGGAGAATCAGATCCTCTCAACGACGCTGGGCCTCAGAGAGAACGAGCTGAACCAGAGCATCAGCAGGTACGACGCCCTGGAAGAGCAGCACAACAAGGAGCTTCTCCTGAGACAGAGCCTGGAGAGGGAACTGTCTTCCCTTAGACAGAGCCTCATCacccagagagaggagacagacctCTGGGTGAACAAATACAAGGAGGTAAAGACCGCCCTAGAGGAGGAGACCCAGCGCAGTGCTGACCTGGAGCAGTGTCACAGGGAGCTGATGCTGGAAGTGAAAACTCGCACTGAGGAGAACCAGGTCCTTTCATCCACCCTGACCCTCAGGAGAGAAGAACTGAGGGGGACCATCAGGAAGCACCATGCTCTGGAAGAAGACTGCAAGAAGCAGCTTGTGGAGAGGCAGCAGAGCTgggagaggaggctgcaggaggTGCAGAGGTTGTGGGCTGAGAAGGAGGATGCCCTGGCAAAGCAGGTCTgcaaagcagaggaggaggtcaagTCCCTGATTATACAAAACATCCAGCTACAGGTGTGCTGCTGCCTCACCTTTCAGATGTTTCTTTGGCTCTTTGGATTAGAGTAG